The proteins below come from a single Anaerobranca gottschalkii DSM 13577 genomic window:
- a CDS encoding ABC transporter permease gives MKLLQIKKIIIRKAESEAHREYLFQIKLEALLVLFAQLVLLVSFIFLWELAAQRGYINTFLTSHPSKVYQTIMQLYHSGQLFYHLRVTGVETGLSFILGTIIGTFIAILLWWWKFLSRVLDPYLIVLNSLPKVALGPLFIIVFGLGFKSIIAMALSITVITTTIVVYSGFLNVDNNYLKLVKTFGASKLTSFIKVVLPASIPTIASALRVNLGLSWVGVIVGEFLTGRAGLGYLAIYGGQTYQMNLVITSVILLAICSALSYQLLVFVENKIRNRFS, from the coding sequence ATGAAATTACTACAAATTAAAAAAATAATTATAAGGAAAGCTGAAAGTGAAGCTCATAGAGAGTATTTGTTTCAAATTAAATTAGAGGCTCTATTAGTATTATTTGCCCAATTAGTATTATTAGTCTCCTTCATTTTCTTATGGGAGTTGGCAGCACAAAGGGGATATATCAATACTTTTTTGACAAGTCATCCTTCTAAGGTATACCAAACTATCATGCAACTTTATCATAGTGGTCAGCTTTTTTATCACTTAAGGGTAACTGGAGTGGAAACAGGATTAAGCTTCATATTAGGAACAATCATTGGTACTTTTATTGCTATACTTTTATGGTGGTGGAAATTTTTAAGCAGAGTATTAGATCCATATTTAATTGTATTAAACAGTTTACCTAAAGTAGCCCTTGGTCCTTTATTTATTATTGTTTTTGGTCTTGGTTTTAAAAGTATTATTGCCATGGCTTTATCCATCACAGTTATCACAACAACAATTGTTGTTTATTCTGGATTTTTAAATGTCGATAATAATTACCTAAAACTTGTAAAAACCTTTGGAGCCAGTAAATTAACTTCATTTATAAAAGTTGTGTTACCTGCAAGTATCCCTACTATTGCTTCTGCCTTAAGGGTAAATTTAGGCTTATCATGGGTAGGTGTTATCGTTGGTGAATTTTTAACTGGAAGGGCTGGTCTAGGTTATTTAGCTATTTATGGAGGGCAAACATATCAAATGAATTTAGTTATAACAAGTGTGATATTGTTAGCAATCTGCTCAGCTTTATCTTATCAACTACTGGTTTTTGTTGAAAATAAAATAAGGAATAGATTTAGTTAA
- a CDS encoding ABC transporter ATP-binding protein, with the protein MNKEKPLIQLRDLSVTFMTKSGGTDAIKNINLEIKEGEFISIVGPSGCGKSTLLSVIAGLILPTTGTFIKNFQTAGYMFQQDFLLPWRTIKANALLGLEVKNIKTKEKVELALELLEGLGLKDFLNYYPNQLSGGMRQRVALARTLVLEPDVLLLDEPFSALDYQTRLNTQQEISLTLRKRNKTVILVTHDISEAISMSDRVVILSKRPGTILKDIVLQLESDDKDPFSRRKAPSFGKYFNLIWEVLNHEITTN; encoded by the coding sequence ATGAATAAAGAAAAACCCCTTATCCAACTTAGAGATCTTTCCGTAACTTTTATGACTAAGTCTGGTGGTACAGATGCTATAAAAAATATTAATTTAGAGATTAAGGAAGGAGAGTTTATTTCCATTGTGGGTCCATCTGGTTGTGGAAAATCTACCCTCCTATCCGTCATTGCTGGCCTTATTCTTCCTACAACGGGAACATTTATCAAAAATTTTCAAACTGCTGGTTACATGTTTCAACAAGACTTCCTCCTTCCTTGGAGAACAATTAAAGCCAATGCTTTGTTAGGTCTTGAGGTAAAGAATATAAAAACTAAGGAAAAAGTAGAACTTGCATTAGAATTATTAGAAGGGTTAGGTTTAAAAGATTTCTTAAATTATTACCCTAATCAATTATCAGGAGGTATGAGACAAAGGGTTGCCTTAGCCAGAACTTTAGTTTTAGAGCCAGATGTTTTACTCCTAGATGAGCCTTTCTCTGCTTTAGATTATCAAACTCGATTAAATACCCAACAAGAAATTAGTTTAACGTTAAGAAAAAGAAATAAAACGGTTATTTTAGTTACCCACGATATTTCCGAGGCAATATCTATGAGTGATAGGGTTGTTATTTTATCCAAAAGGCCAGGAACAATCTTGAAAGATATAGTTCTCCAACTAGAATCCGATGATAAAGATCCATTTAGCCGTAGGAAAGCACCTAGCTTTGGTAAGTATTTTAATCTCATCTGGGAGGTACTAAATCATGAAATTACTACAAATTAA
- a CDS encoding ABC transporter substrate-binding protein, giving the protein MKKFVSILIIIIISSLLFVGCKPKEETLPKVRVSEVIHSIFYAPQYVALHLGFFEEEGLDVELAVAWGADRGAAALLSNSADIALFGPEAALYIAREQSDTKLIAFAQLTKRDGSFFIAREPMPDFKWEDVKGKVIIGGRPGGVPQMVQEYVLYHNGVIPHVDVEIIQNIDLAATAVAFSNGIGDFLQVFEPGASMLEKQGVGYVVASFGEAGGEIPYTVYHATEKYINENPEIIQKFTNAIYRAQIWVDKHSAREIAEAIRPSFQETDFELLVSAVERYKNGDTWSKDPLLRPEALDRLQEIAIFNGQLTEKIPYEKVVRTDFANEAIKNIR; this is encoded by the coding sequence ATGAAGAAATTTGTGTCCATTCTCATAATAATTATTATATCATCCCTATTATTTGTTGGTTGTAAACCTAAAGAAGAAACTTTACCAAAGGTAAGGGTTTCAGAAGTAATTCACTCGATTTTCTATGCCCCACAATATGTAGCTTTACATTTAGGATTTTTTGAAGAAGAAGGTTTAGATGTTGAGCTGGCAGTGGCCTGGGGAGCAGATAGAGGTGCTGCTGCTTTATTATCTAACAGTGCTGATATTGCTTTATTTGGCCCAGAGGCGGCTTTATACATCGCAAGGGAACAGTCAGATACAAAACTTATTGCCTTTGCCCAGTTGACTAAAAGGGATGGTTCTTTCTTTATCGCCAGAGAACCAATGCCTGACTTTAAATGGGAAGATGTAAAGGGGAAAGTAATAATTGGTGGAAGACCAGGTGGAGTTCCTCAAATGGTACAAGAGTATGTATTATACCACAATGGTGTAATTCCCCATGTTGATGTAGAAATTATTCAAAACATCGACTTAGCAGCTACAGCTGTAGCTTTCAGTAATGGTATTGGAGACTTTTTACAGGTATTTGAACCAGGTGCTTCTATGTTAGAAAAACAAGGTGTAGGCTATGTAGTAGCATCCTTTGGAGAAGCTGGTGGAGAAATTCCCTATACTGTTTATCACGCCACTGAAAAATATATAAATGAAAATCCTGAAATAATTCAAAAATTTACTAACGCCATTTATCGAGCTCAAATTTGGGTTGATAAGCATAGTGCTAGGGAAATAGCGGAAGCTATCCGTCCATCTTTTCAAGAAACTGATTTTGAATTATTAGTAAGTGCAGTAGAACGTTATAAAAATGGAGATACTTGGAGTAAAGATCCTTTATTAAGGCCAGAAGCATTAGATCGCTTACAAGAAATTGCCATTTTTAATGGTCAATTAACTGAAAAAATACCCTATGAAAAAGTTGTAAGAACTGATTTTGCCAATGAAGCTATTAAAAACATTAGATAA
- a CDS encoding malate dehydrogenase has translation MKISIIGCGRVGSTTAYALLLKGLAREIVLVDVDKDRAKGEELDLLHGSAEVANVKISSGDFSLISHSDFVIITAGIPRKPGETRLQLAAKNIDIIKEIAEKVLYYSPEAVILVVSNPVDIMTYVVQRVFGNERRVIGLGNVLDQLRFRSLLGKELNIHPQNIDAMIIGEHGDSMVILENSITINGLPLSQYKTLDEGVMKDILHNTRYGGAQVIALKGGTYYAVAIAVCQVLEAIIFDTNKILPVSLVQQFEGKEVPFSLPTVIGKTGVIRTIDLNLTPKQQQELANSVFAIHSMIKELGI, from the coding sequence TTGAAAATCTCAATTATAGGGTGTGGGAGAGTAGGTTCAACAACTGCATATGCTTTATTGTTAAAGGGGTTAGCAAGGGAAATTGTTTTAGTTGATGTAGATAAGGATAGGGCAAAAGGAGAAGAATTAGACTTATTACACGGAAGTGCCGAAGTAGCTAATGTAAAAATTTCTTCAGGAGATTTTTCGTTGATTTCCCATTCAGATTTCGTTATTATCACTGCTGGAATTCCTCGGAAGCCAGGAGAAACTAGGCTACAATTGGCTGCAAAAAATATAGATATTATTAAGGAAATTGCTGAAAAGGTATTATATTACTCCCCAGAAGCGGTGATTTTGGTAGTTTCAAACCCTGTGGATATTATGACTTATGTAGTACAAAGGGTATTTGGAAATGAGAGGAGAGTAATTGGTTTAGGTAATGTACTGGATCAACTCCGTTTTAGGTCATTACTTGGTAAAGAACTAAATATCCATCCCCAAAATATTGATGCGATGATTATTGGGGAACATGGGGATTCTATGGTAATCTTAGAAAACAGTATTACTATCAATGGTTTACCATTATCTCAGTATAAAACATTAGATGAAGGGGTAATGAAAGATATTTTACATAATACTAGATACGGGGGAGCTCAGGTCATAGCTTTAAAGGGTGGAACTTATTATGCTGTTGCTATTGCGGTATGTCAGGTATTAGAAGCTATAATTTTTGATACCAATAAAATACTACCAGTTTCTTTAGTACAACAATTTGAAGGTAAAGAAGTTCCCTTCAGTCTCCCTACAGTAATCGGTAAAACAGGGGTTATTAGAACTATTGATTTGAATTTAACTCCTAAACAACAACAGGAATTAGCCAATTCAGTATTTGCCATACATTCAATGATAAAGGAGTTAGGGATTTAA
- the hprK gene encoding HPr(Ser) kinase/phosphatase has protein sequence MRKITVADIVKELDLVIFHGEEYLDRVIGVKDISRPGLVLAGYFDYYPTERIQVLGKTELSFYDSLDEKTQVYRANKLLVDPIPCVILSRSFPPPKSLLEVAKSKKIPILGVDRDTTQFISVLTNLLDNLLAPTKTIHGVLVDIYGVGVLILGESGIGKSETALELVKRGHRLVSDDAVELKKVAKDSIIGTAPEILKHLLEIRGVGLIDVVKLFGMGSVRGHKEIDIVVRLEAWQQDKAYERLGLDNKYYEILGVDIPLIEIPVAPGRNLAIIMEVAAMNHRSLKMGNNTPEEFNKRLLTHLKGNGEL, from the coding sequence ATGAGGAAAATCACCGTCGCTGATATAGTAAAAGAGTTAGACTTAGTAATTTTTCATGGAGAAGAATATTTAGACCGGGTTATAGGAGTGAAAGATATTAGTCGACCTGGCCTTGTTTTAGCTGGTTATTTTGATTATTATCCTACAGAAAGGATCCAGGTATTAGGAAAAACTGAATTATCTTTTTATGATTCCCTAGATGAAAAAACTCAAGTTTATAGAGCTAATAAGCTATTGGTTGATCCTATACCTTGTGTTATATTATCTAGAAGTTTTCCACCACCAAAGTCTTTACTAGAGGTGGCTAAGTCAAAAAAAATTCCCATTTTAGGTGTTGATCGGGATACTACTCAGTTTATAAGTGTTTTAACAAATTTATTGGATAACTTACTTGCACCTACTAAAACAATCCATGGAGTATTAGTTGATATCTATGGAGTAGGTGTGTTAATTCTAGGAGAAAGTGGTATAGGAAAGAGTGAAACAGCCCTAGAATTAGTCAAAAGGGGACATCGTTTGGTATCTGATGATGCCGTTGAGTTAAAGAAAGTTGCAAAAGATTCAATTATTGGCACAGCTCCAGAGATTTTAAAGCATTTATTGGAAATTAGAGGAGTAGGTTTAATTGATGTAGTTAAACTTTTTGGTATGGGTTCCGTAAGGGGACATAAGGAAATTGATATTGTTGTTAGGTTAGAAGCATGGCAACAAGATAAAGCTTATGAAAGACTAGGTCTAGATAACAAGTATTATGAAATTTTAGGTGTAGATATTCCCCTTATTGAAATACCTGTAGCACCTGGTAGGAATTTAGCTATTATCATGGAAGTTGCTGCAATGAACCACCGATCACTCAAAATGGGTAACAATACACCAGAGGAATTTAATAAGAGATTATTAACCCATCTAAAAGGTAATGGAGAACTATAA
- a CDS encoding (2Fe-2S)-binding protein gives MRIENHPIINFQRRGKITFFYNGSLIEAYEGETIMAALHAAGVKALNKSKKHNRFRGLFCAIGKCSSCLMTVNGIENVPICVTKAEQDMVVESTLGSEFK, from the coding sequence ATGAGGATCGAAAACCATCCCATAATAAATTTTCAAAGGAGGGGGAAAATTACTTTTTTCTACAATGGTTCCCTTATAGAGGCATATGAAGGAGAGACCATCATGGCAGCTTTACATGCAGCTGGAGTTAAAGCTTTAAATAAAAGTAAGAAACATAATAGGTTTAGAGGGCTTTTTTGCGCTATTGGTAAATGTTCATCATGTTTAATGACTGTAAATGGAATAGAAAATGTCCCCATCTGTGTTACAAAGGCTGAACAAGATATGGTGGTAGAAAGTACTTTAGGGAGTGAATTTAAATGA
- a CDS encoding NAD(P)/FAD-dependent oxidoreductase, with product MKELDVLVIGGGPAGINAAQTLSDNGFTVLLVDEGHRLGGQLLKQTHKFFGSKEHFAGYRGIDIPGKFSLEKVEVLLKSTVVGLYNDQVATIVTEDKFYTKVKVKGIVVATGAQEKFLPFIGNDLPGVYGAGAVQTLMNSEGILPGKKVLMVGAGNIGLIVSYQLLQAGVEVVAVLDAAPQIGGYLVHASKIARAGVPILTSHTIVAAYGLDKVEEAEIAELDKNWNIVKGSNRKIEVDTICLSVGLSPVNDLLWHRGCEMVLIPELGGYVPKRNKFLETTVENLFVAGDVCGVEEASSAMVEGKLAGLALSRNLGCLGLEQEIDKTLNSLEILRKGEVGEKIRRGLRKLGGI from the coding sequence ATGAAAGAGTTAGATGTTTTGGTAATTGGTGGAGGTCCTGCAGGGATTAATGCTGCTCAAACTTTGAGTGATAATGGATTTACAGTTCTATTGGTAGATGAAGGTCATAGGTTAGGGGGACAACTTTTAAAACAAACCCACAAATTTTTTGGTTCTAAAGAACATTTTGCAGGATATAGAGGTATTGATATTCCGGGTAAATTTTCCCTTGAAAAAGTAGAAGTATTATTAAAAAGTACAGTAGTGGGCTTATATAATGATCAAGTTGCTACAATAGTTACAGAAGATAAATTTTATACAAAAGTTAAAGTAAAGGGAATAGTAGTAGCTACAGGGGCTCAAGAAAAGTTTTTACCATTTATAGGTAATGATTTACCTGGTGTTTACGGTGCAGGAGCAGTTCAAACATTAATGAACAGTGAAGGGATTTTACCTGGTAAAAAAGTATTGATGGTTGGGGCAGGTAATATAGGGTTAATTGTTTCTTATCAATTATTACAGGCTGGAGTAGAAGTAGTAGCGGTTTTAGATGCTGCTCCTCAAATAGGTGGTTATTTAGTTCATGCCTCAAAAATAGCAAGGGCAGGGGTGCCAATACTTACAAGTCATACTATAGTTGCTGCATATGGTTTGGATAAAGTAGAGGAAGCTGAAATAGCTGAGCTTGATAAAAACTGGAATATAGTTAAAGGTTCTAATAGAAAAATTGAAGTTGATACCATTTGTCTTTCAGTAGGTTTATCTCCTGTCAATGACCTTCTTTGGCATAGGGGTTGTGAAATGGTATTGATACCTGAGTTAGGAGGATATGTACCAAAACGGAATAAATTTTTAGAAACAACGGTGGAAAACCTTTTTGTTGCCGGAGATGTTTGTGGAGTGGAAGAAGCTAGTTCTGCTATGGTAGAAGGCAAATTGGCTGGGTTAGCTTTATCTAGGAATTTAGGTTGTTTAGGGTTAGAACAAGAAATTGATAAAACCTTAAATAGTTTAGAAATTTTGAGGAAAGGGGAAGTTGGAGAAAAAATACGAAGGGGATTAAGGAAGTTAGGGGGGATTTAA
- a CDS encoding 4Fe-4S dicluster domain-containing protein, with amino-acid sequence MLKKTGIPTDEELKKVFPSEERIKQGPVAIFECFQEIPCNPCESSCPKGAVKIGEDINKIPVVNHDICNGCTNCVGACPGLAIFVVEQKGDKGKVTIPYEFLPLPKEGELVIGLDRRGEPVTKCKVIKIRNNSKLDRTAVITLEVEKGKENIIRFIKVEE; translated from the coding sequence ATGTTGAAAAAAACTGGCATACCAACAGATGAAGAACTTAAAAAAGTTTTTCCTTCAGAAGAGCGAATAAAACAAGGTCCAGTGGCGATATTTGAATGTTTTCAAGAAATTCCGTGTAATCCTTGTGAAAGCTCATGTCCCAAAGGAGCAGTGAAAATAGGGGAGGATATTAATAAAATACCCGTTGTTAACCATGATATTTGTAATGGTTGTACTAATTGTGTAGGTGCTTGTCCTGGATTAGCAATTTTTGTTGTAGAACAAAAAGGGGATAAAGGTAAAGTGACAATACCTTATGAATTTTTACCTTTACCTAAAGAGGGAGAGCTGGTTATAGGTTTAGATAGAAGGGGAGAACCTGTTACAAAATGTAAAGTTATAAAAATAAGAAATAATAGTAAATTAGATCGAACGGCAGTGATAACTTTAGAGGTGGAGAAAGGAAAAGAAAATATTATACGCTTTATTAAAGTAGAGGAGTGA
- a CDS encoding (2Fe-2S)-binding protein codes for MDENIIICRCEDVTVGEIRNLLKMGIDTPEEIKRITRCGMGSCQGRTCQGILQNLLSKETGKEIEEIKQHKLRPPCKPVFLGVFGGFKDEK; via the coding sequence ATGGATGAAAATATCATTATTTGTAGATGTGAAGATGTCACTGTAGGAGAGATCAGAAATCTTTTGAAAATGGGAATCGATACACCGGAAGAAATTAAAAGAATTACTAGATGTGGTATGGGTTCTTGTCAAGGCAGGACTTGTCAAGGGATTCTACAAAATTTGTTGAGTAAAGAGACTGGAAAAGAAATAGAAGAAATTAAGCAACATAAATTACGGCCACCTTGTAAACCGGTATTTTTAGGAGTTTTTGGAGGATTTAAAGATGAAAAATAA
- a CDS encoding NAD(P)/FAD-dependent oxidoreductase, whose protein sequence is MKNKANVVIIGGGIIGCSIGYYLAKYGVEDIVIIEKEYPAAGSTGRCGAGVRHQWGLEMNCLLAKDSIKEFERLHEEIPTEFDIQFKQKGYLMLAYSEKVVEQYKKNIALQRSLGIDVQLLSPQEAKEIVPHLNTDGLLAATYCPKDGHINPFLANLVYAIGAERLGVQIYKYTEVVDVEVINGRVTSVITTKGKIKTNYLINAAGPYAQFIAKMVGIELPVYSERHQILVTQPVKQIQDPMVISLEYGFYCQQVPHGSFIMGFGDPNELKGTDISSTANFLEEMAEKIIPVLPVLKNIKVLRQWAGLYNMTPDAQPILGNTEEVENFYLANGFSGHGFMIAPAVGKLTAKMITDQPLDIDIKVLNLKRFKEGKLIREPSVV, encoded by the coding sequence ATGAAAAATAAGGCTAATGTGGTGATTATAGGCGGAGGGATAATAGGTTGTTCGATAGGTTATTACTTAGCTAAGTATGGAGTAGAAGATATAGTAATTATTGAAAAAGAATATCCGGCGGCAGGATCAACAGGACGTTGTGGAGCCGGTGTAAGACATCAATGGGGCCTTGAAATGAATTGCCTTTTAGCTAAAGATAGTATTAAAGAATTTGAAAGATTACATGAAGAAATACCAACGGAATTTGATATCCAGTTTAAACAAAAAGGTTATTTAATGTTAGCCTATAGTGAAAAGGTAGTGGAGCAATATAAAAAAAATATAGCTTTACAAAGGTCTTTAGGCATTGATGTTCAGTTACTATCTCCTCAAGAAGCTAAAGAAATCGTACCCCATTTAAATACAGATGGCTTATTAGCTGCTACATATTGTCCTAAGGATGGTCATATAAATCCTTTTCTCGCTAACTTAGTATATGCCATTGGAGCCGAAAGGTTGGGAGTTCAAATTTATAAGTATACAGAAGTAGTTGATGTTGAGGTAATAAATGGAAGAGTGACATCTGTGATTACTACAAAAGGAAAGATTAAAACTAATTACCTAATAAATGCTGCTGGCCCTTATGCCCAGTTTATAGCTAAAATGGTAGGTATTGAACTTCCTGTATATTCTGAAAGGCATCAAATTCTTGTAACTCAACCGGTAAAGCAAATACAAGACCCCATGGTAATCTCTTTAGAATATGGTTTTTACTGTCAACAAGTCCCCCATGGCAGTTTTATAATGGGTTTTGGTGACCCTAATGAGTTGAAGGGAACTGATATATCTTCTACTGCTAATTTTTTAGAGGAAATGGCTGAAAAAATAATTCCAGTTCTCCCTGTTTTGAAAAATATTAAAGTGTTAAGACAATGGGCAGGATTATATAATATGACTCCAGATGCCCAACCAATCCTAGGGAATACTGAAGAAGTAGAAAATTTTTATTTAGCTAATGGATTTAGTGGTCATGGCTTTATGATAGCACCAGCGGTAGGGAAGTTAACAGCTAAAATGATTACAGATCAACCATTAGATATCGATATTAAAGTATTAAATCTCAAACGGTTTAAAGAAGGTAAACTGATTAGAGAACCATCTGTAGTATAA
- a CDS encoding valine--tRNA ligase, producing the protein MEKVYDPKSFEEKWYNIWSEQGLFKPSGDKTKESFTIVIPPPNVTGALHMGHALDNTLQDILIRWKRMQGYDTLWVPGTDHAGIATQIKVEEHLKKEQDKTRHDLGREKFLDLVWKWKEEYHQRITSQLKKLGVSCDWSRERFTLDEGCSEAVKTVFVELYKRGLIYRGKYIINWCPRCQTALSDIEVEHIEKQGNLWHIKYPVENSDQYLVVATTRPETMLGDTAVAVNPKDERYRDLIGKNVILPITNRIVPIVADEYVDAEFGTGAVKVTPAHDPNDYEIAKRHDLPSIVVIDERGIMTGEALHYQGMDRFQCRKELIKELEDLGYLIKVEDHLHSVGHCERCSTVIEPYYSDQWFVKMKPLAQPAIEKVKSGEIKFIPERFAKIYLNWVENVRDWCISRQIWWGHRIPAWYCECGEVIVERETLTLCGKCGGSNLKQDEDVLDTWFSSALWPFSTLGWPENTPDFQRYFPTSVLVTGYDIIYFWVARMIFTSLEFTKQRPFEYVYIHGLVRDAQGRKMSKSLGNGVDPLDIIDKYGTDTLRFTLITGIAPGNDIRFSEDKVENSRNFANKIWNAARFVLMNLQDFNVEDLDIQSNLVLADKWILSRLNTTIQNVNKELERFELGNGAKEVYDFLWNEFCDWYIEITKPRLYGNNIKDKKTAQSVLVYVLTETMKLLHPFMPFISEEIYSFLPTKKGYLITEQWPEVDERLINPEIERQFSYIMEIIKAIRNVKSEMNVASKKDVEAIIVTKDKGVYKEIVDGEIYIKPLAGLKTLIVKERQEEKIQKAVTQVVSAGEIFLPLSGLIDLEQEIQRLNKEIKNLDFEVERIQKKLENPGFVQKAPQAVIEKEKAKMEEYMRKRSKIIERLQELKE; encoded by the coding sequence ATGGAAAAAGTATATGACCCTAAATCTTTTGAAGAAAAATGGTATAATATTTGGTCAGAACAAGGGCTTTTTAAGCCATCTGGAGACAAAACTAAAGAAAGTTTCACTATCGTAATTCCACCACCAAATGTAACTGGTGCTCTACACATGGGTCATGCCCTAGATAATACATTACAAGATATCCTAATTCGTTGGAAAAGGATGCAAGGTTATGATACTTTATGGGTACCAGGTACAGATCATGCAGGGATAGCTACACAAATTAAGGTAGAGGAACACCTAAAAAAGGAACAAGATAAAACAAGACATGATTTGGGTAGGGAAAAGTTTTTAGATTTAGTGTGGAAATGGAAAGAAGAATATCATCAAAGGATTACTTCCCAACTAAAAAAACTAGGAGTCTCTTGTGATTGGTCAAGGGAGAGATTTACTCTAGATGAAGGGTGTTCTGAAGCTGTTAAAACAGTGTTTGTTGAGCTATATAAGAGGGGATTAATCTATAGAGGTAAGTACATTATTAATTGGTGTCCCCGCTGTCAAACAGCTTTATCTGATATAGAAGTTGAACATATCGAAAAGCAAGGTAATTTATGGCATATAAAATATCCCGTTGAGAATAGTGATCAATACTTAGTAGTTGCAACAACTAGACCGGAAACCATGTTGGGTGATACTGCTGTGGCAGTAAATCCTAAAGATGAGAGATATAGGGATTTAATTGGAAAAAATGTAATTTTGCCAATTACTAATAGAATAGTACCAATAGTAGCCGATGAATATGTAGATGCTGAATTTGGTACTGGTGCTGTAAAGGTAACACCAGCCCATGACCCCAATGATTATGAAATTGCTAAAAGACATGATTTGCCTTCAATTGTAGTAATTGATGAAAGAGGAATAATGACAGGAGAAGCTTTACATTATCAAGGTATGGATCGTTTCCAATGCCGTAAGGAATTGATAAAAGAATTAGAGGATTTAGGATATTTAATAAAGGTAGAAGACCATCTTCATAGTGTTGGACATTGTGAACGTTGCTCTACTGTTATAGAACCCTATTATTCAGATCAGTGGTTTGTTAAAATGAAACCATTAGCTCAGCCTGCCATTGAAAAAGTTAAATCTGGGGAAATAAAATTTATACCTGAAAGGTTTGCTAAAATATATTTAAATTGGGTAGAAAATGTCAGAGATTGGTGTATATCTAGACAAATCTGGTGGGGACATAGGATACCAGCTTGGTATTGTGAATGTGGAGAGGTAATTGTTGAGCGAGAAACTCTTACCCTTTGTGGTAAATGTGGTGGATCAAACTTAAAACAAGATGAAGATGTATTAGATACATGGTTTAGCTCAGCCCTTTGGCCTTTCTCAACTTTAGGATGGCCGGAAAACACCCCTGATTTTCAACGTTATTTCCCTACATCTGTTTTAGTTACAGGTTATGATATCATATATTTTTGGGTTGCTCGAATGATATTTACTTCCTTAGAATTTACTAAACAAAGACCTTTTGAGTATGTCTATATCCATGGTTTAGTAAGGGATGCCCAAGGGCGAAAAATGAGTAAGTCTTTAGGAAATGGTGTTGATCCATTAGATATAATCGATAAATATGGTACAGATACCCTAAGGTTTACATTGATTACCGGGATAGCCCCAGGAAATGATATTCGCTTTAGTGAAGATAAAGTAGAAAATAGTAGAAACTTTGCAAATAAAATTTGGAATGCAGCTAGGTTTGTTTTGATGAATTTACAGGATTTTAATGTAGAAGATTTGGATATCCAATCAAATTTGGTTTTAGCTGATAAGTGGATTTTAAGTAGATTAAATACAACTATTCAAAATGTAAATAAAGAATTAGAAAGATTTGAGTTAGGTAATGGAGCTAAAGAAGTTTATGATTTTCTATGGAATGAGTTTTGTGATTGGTATATAGAAATAACAAAACCTAGACTATATGGAAATAATATTAAAGATAAAAAAACAGCCCAATCTGTTTTGGTCTATGTTTTAACGGAAACTATGAAATTATTACATCCTTTCATGCCCTTTATTTCAGAAGAAATATACAGCTTTTTACCTACAAAAAAAGGCTATTTAATAACAGAACAATGGCCGGAAGTTGATGAGAGATTAATTAACCCTGAAATAGAAAGGCAATTCTCTTATATTATGGAAATCATTAAAGCAATCAGGAATGTTAAGAGTGAAATGAATGTTGCTTCTAAGAAAGATGTAGAAGCTATAATTGTAACAAAGGATAAAGGGGTTTATAAGGAAATAGTAGATGGTGAAATCTATATTAAGCCTTTAGCTGGCCTTAAGACCCTTATTGTTAAGGAAAGACAAGAAGAAAAAATTCAAAAAGCTGTTACTCAGGTGGTATCAGCGGGAGAAATATTCTTACCATTATCAGGGTTAATAGATTTAGAGCAGGAAATTCAGCGTTTAAACAAAGAAATCAAAAATCTAGACTTTGAAGTAGAAAGAATTCAGAAAAAATTAGAGAATCCTGGTTTTGTCCAAAAAGCTCCCCAAGCTGTTATTGAAAAAGAAAAGGCAAAAATGGAAGAATATATGAGGAAAAGAAGTAAAATAATTGAAAGATTGCAGGAGTTAAAAGAATAA